A window of Misgurnus anguillicaudatus chromosome 3, ASM2758022v2, whole genome shotgun sequence genomic DNA:
GAAGGGGGAAGCGTGAGAAGATGACCCCACAGGAGCCCAGCAAACACCATCAGAAGAGTCAAATATCCTGAACCCTGAACAGAGATCTTCCAAACCTGAACGAGACAAACACACATCGGTGTTTTACTCAAAGATGGTCAGATGGCACTAACTTAGTTTGATCAAATATCATACAACAACTAGTAAATAAGTGCTGTTGTTTGGATTCATTTTAATGATGGATGAATGTGCAGCCAATTCACTGACGGCATGTTCATATAACAACTGTTGTTCATTGTTCAAGTGAAGAAATAAAGTCTTATGCATCTAAGATGGCATAAGGATTATCAAGAACTGttcaactgcaactactcctttaataacaacaacaacaattcACAGATCTTTGCTTTCATTTACCTTGTGGAGTCGTTCGGGGGAAAAGTCCAGACCAACcataaaaagagtgaaaaacaCACCCAGCTCTCCTAACGTCTCCACCTGAACCACTGACTGCAGGAGAAACAGCACACACGTGAATCAGTCAACATCCAGCAGATGTGATGAAATAAATCTGATTTACTCACTTTAATGCTGTTGAGTCCAGACGGCCCGAGCAGAACGCCACAGATAATATAACCGAACATGGGCGGCAGACCCATCATTGTGCAGAACCATCCACACGGCAAAGACAACATGACCACGAACACCAGATCCTGTGGAACCAAACACACTTATTATTAGTAGAGGTAAACATTACTAGtatgatgttaaaatagtgtttgTTAGTAGGTTCATTTGCTGAAGAATGTTTGCACCAGTCCAAGACAGTAACATCGCTTGAGATGGGGTGCACATTTGCTAAATCAAAGATGACATTATAAACCGaaatcatttaaatattaaaagagAATCTGTGTTTTGATTGGTCAGGTGTGCTCAGGTGCTGACCTTGATGAAGTGATGGTCAGCGTGTGGAATGGTGGAGTCACGAGGTTTGGTCAGCACATACTGGTTATTCTGAGAGTCTATCAGCATGCTGAGTCCCAGATTGCCTTTTGCCGCCTGTCTGGACACGTTCTTCCTCTTATTGTCGTCTTCATCTTCCTCCACTCTCAGAACGGCCTCCACGTTCACACCCTTCATCTGAACAGAGACATGAGGTGTTTGTGATATCACACAGTGTTTTATTATCTGCAAGGCCAATATTGTAAGTCTGGATGTTTAGAAAAGTAAAAGCACACATTTGCTAAACAAACGAGCCACATGGTGAACATGTCACAATTACCAGGGTTCCCACTCACATTCCCTGACTTTCACTGACTAAAAGCTGACTTTGCATGACCTATATCCGGGATGCCGTCTGGATAATATAGTGTACACCgtgagtttataaaaatgtagcttaaatgcaTGGAATGAATAAACAGTgccaataaacagctgtttaaattGTAGTTAGTGGAGGCTTGGACCCGGAAATGGTATTCCTTACATCACAAGTTGAAAAATGGAAACTAAAATTgaaagcaacaaacaaaaaagaccttttaaaattccatgaCATTCCAGAAATTTCATGACCCGTGGGGAATCCTGACTTACTAACGATGAAAGATAATGATATTTAAGATGTAAAGCTCTTAAATTCTCCGTCAGATCAGAATGACATGCGTGTCTGTATTTAAAGACCTGTAACTACATCAGCTGTCACCTGTTTATTATTGTCGAAGGCGTGGTCTTCAATCTCCTCCTCTAGACGGTCCGCAGCCTTCCGAACGTCCTCCATGATCTCATCCAGTATGGAGAGAGTTTTATTAATGTCCCGCGCCTCCCTCAGCACCTCCTGCTGATGTTTCTCAGCTGCGACCAGCTCCATATACTCCTGCTCCTCCTGCACACGTGTGATCATGTTAAACTATCACATATACAGCTCGTGTTGTGCTTCATACAGTAATGACGTACACGTAAAGGTTTCACTCACTTTGATGGCAGCTTCTCTGAGGGCTTCGAGTCTCTGCCTGCTGCTTTCCTTCATGTTGACCACATCTCTGAGGTTTCCCTTCAACACCCTCTGAAGTCCATCCACAGCCTGGAAGAGAGAGCGCTCGCTCTCGTTCAGCTCCCTCTGAAAGACCTCCAGCGTGTGCACGCGAAAAAGCTTCTCCACACCCGACAGCACTTTGTCCCGCTCCACCGCAGCCGCGGCTAAACCCAGCTTCCGTACGGCCGAGCTCTTCTGCCGCAGGAGGGTGGAGAGCCATCGGCAGTTCTCCGTCACCCACTGGTGTCCATTGATCTTGTTGATCTTGACCGCGGGCGGGCCGCGCTGAGCTACATGCTGCTTCGGCTGGAGCGCCCCCACCAGGCCAAAACACATCAGAGCACACAGGCCTCGCATCCGACCCTTTAGATTCACAGACACACAGATGATGGTTTCAGTCAACGGATTGAGTATTCACATGGACTCCAGACATAAACTTTAGCAGTACTTATCAcatggatgtttttaaaggacaagttcggtattttacacttaaatttcgggtgtttgttctatcacctcccacctctacaatgggtttaatggtgcattggaacaatccttcctaaaatgcattaaactttcgtttacaaagacatgaaactcagcgagtggtcaggggtgttcacttatatgctcacacaaaaatcgctgcaaattACGCattccaactccattgacttgtattagatgtgctgtgaggtacggtattactccgcgccgggaactttgtttctattcttgcaattggcaaaggtggattagcgccaccacctgggctggagtgtctgttattcaagctctcagcggaagaatatacgggtttgaggcatttggaaaaataggtccacaagttaacaacgaatgctaaaacatctgttggaaagcatcttttgcacaatttttgtgtgagcatatcagtgaacacccctgaccactcgctgagtttcacgtctttgtaaacgaaagattaatgcattttaggaaatattgttccagtgcatctataaacccattgtagaggtgggaggtgatagaaaAAACACCCGGAAATTCTCGGGatagcatcatatgtccaaatttcagtcaaaaccgttctatttcatcataaacaatctgaaaacagggctttaaaggaatagtccactcattttcaatattaaaatatgttattaccttaactaagaatagttgatacatccctctatcatctgtgtgcgtgcatgtaagcgctggagcgcgctgcgacgcttcgatagcatttagcttagccccattccttcaattgtaccatttagagataaagttagaagtgaccaaacacatcaacgcttCTCCTTTTCAAGACGAGCAGCCACACGAGCAAGCtcggtggtacaaaacaaaacgtagcacccctccaagcggattcaaaagaggaaccatACCCTATGGTGtaacagcacttttgggagtacttcgactcggcgcagtaacaccctccctctcccattatgagagtgagaaggggagcagacttttcaggcgagtcgaagtactcccaaaagtgccaccacgccacaaaatatagttcctctttaaaatccgcttagaaaagcgctacgttttattttgtaccaccaaacttgctcgtataactactcgtcttaaataggaaaaacgttgatgtgtttggtcacttctaactttatctctaaatggtacaattgaaggaatggggctaagctaaacgctatcgaagcgtcgcagcgcgctccagcgcttacatgcacgcacacagatgatagagggatgtatcaactattcttagttaaggtaataacatattttaatattgaaaatgagtagactattcctttaagtgtaaaataccgaacttgtccttttaAGTAcgacaacacaaacacaaacgtAGCACTCGTAGAAAGAAGATCAATATACATTACAGAGAAAAGATGTTAGCCTTGTTTATACTTGATGCATCTGCATGAGCGCGTGGCAAAATGACATTAAGCGGAGTGAGTGAATTTTTATCaatccatgcaaaacactgtatACCATTATCTGACATTCTTAAAGAaaagtatggaaactttgccatttaaaatattaattattttaccCTAACCCTAATTCTCCTAAATGTCTTTATGAAACAttatcatttttaaatgtttttactaatcaaacaataaagaaatatcaagatttgtatttttttgctcATCTAgtggttcattcaatacaaatatcaGCCGATAATTCTGATCATATGTAAAGAATTTGGGTTTTAAATGGCAAGTTTTCAAGTGTGAGATGAATCGTATTTGCATTGTTTTGCATAGATTGATCAAAGAGATTCGTCACAGGCTTGCTTGCTCGGACAGAATCCCCTCGAGGTAGGTCATTTTCGGACGTGGAGCCCCGTGCGCGTGCACACCTCTACGGGAAATGGGGTCTTGCATGACCGCCCACTCTgcgttgacgtcatttttgctGAGCATATCAACGCGCATCGATTATAAACAAGGCTTTAGCCCTAGTGTAAGTGCACCCTAATACTTCACATACAGCAAATGTTCCACATCTACACTGCAGTTACTTTACACATTAATGTAGATAGCTCAACTATGTACATATCACATAACATAACCCCTACTTGTATACTTtataacatgtttatttttatgttatactTTATACACTTATTTTACTTCTAGTGAGGATAGCAAAGAAAGAATTTCATTGTGCAATAAAAACACATCTTGTGCACATGACAATAACACTTTGACACTTTAGTATGAAGGACACTTTAGTGTGAAAAATcttaataaatacaattattcTTGAAAACATTCTCACTCCATAAATGCATAAACGTAAATAAATGACTTACCAAATATATGATTGCTATAATTGTTGTGAATGTGTGGCACTCGTTTAACCGCACAGGTGACAGAATGACCTCATGCAGGTGTGTCAACGTAACGTACACACATACCTGCACTGTCACACCTACATCCtgcaacacaacacacacaacacacacaacacaacacaggTATAAAAAAGACAACGAATGTAAACTTAAATGTTTCTCATTAAAAGAATAACACAGATCTGAGATTGTATCAGGTTTATatgaaataaatgacaaaaaaatatatagcatTGTTTATGTTTCTGCAAATGTTATAAAATCTGTTGTGTTTTATGAatgacacatactgtacatcagTATTATTATTTCATCCTTTTGTAGATGAGGGTGggaactttatttaaataattgtatCATTTAAACAGGGTGTAACACACATTGATTGAAACTTTTCTCAAGTAATTTCTCGTAAAATGTGATGCAAGACAaacaacatttttcttgaaCTTTACGTCATTTTCCATTAGAAACACGCGGCCAGCTGTGATGCTTTATAATCATCAGTAACATCTATCACATCATTTCTGTAAATCACTACATCATTAAATATATGATGTTGATATAAGTTATATACAAGCAGCAAGATACAGATACAGTCAGAATGTCCATCAGTCACGTTAACGTTATACTTCATTCATGATTGAACACGGTTTCACGCATTGTCATGGAATTACAATGATCAAGAAGACTGTGCACATTTCATTATATAAGCGCTAATATAAAGAGAAAGCAAACACTAACTCATACCTGGTTAACACGATGCAGTTGACTGGTTAAACTGGTCGGTCAGAGGAAACAATTGCGCTCTTGTGACGCCACGTTGCGCGAAGCAGCGCAGCGCGCGCACACGAAGGCGCCGTAGCTGCTCGTGCTCGCTCTCGTGTCATAAAGTCCAGTCAGATATTAATGGGTACACGCGCACTACATGACGTAACTTTACCGGGAGGTTACTACATATTAACAAAATTACAGTGATTTTTcccaagttgtttttttttctcaaaccAGATCAGCGTTTACTTCCGAAACAAATCTGACACGACTGCATTATGGGATATGTAGTCTCAGGTCGCCGGGTATAGAGTCTATACACCTGTGTTGCGCGCCGTCAGACTAGTTCAGCAACTTCTAATTTATACAAACTTATATTTAACACTTACGgtcctaaaaatatatatatcaaaaaCAGCATTTCTCAGACGGCTCTGATGTCAGGAGCCTGCCGCGCATGCGCCTTAAGGGATGATAGTATGGTAGGTGATGTAAGCCAAAATTAACACAAGaaataaactgcattaaaaaaaaaaataataggaAAAAGGGCTATCACCTGAACAGGATAAGATGAAGAGGTCAAATGTAGTGCAAATCCTAAGTGTCCTTATAGCTTTATTAGTAGAAACTGAAATTAGTAATTATTTCAGTAGAGGACAGGTTTAGAATTAGAGAATTTACAtcatcacaaacacatttgaTGCTCATCTCACAAAGCTCACAATAtagtacaattttttttatatatgctTTATTCTTTGTTATTAATGAACATTATTAATCTGTGCAAAAcacaatgttttttattattattattttgggACAAATCTGTTGTAATTGATTTCTTTTGAGTTTTGTGAAGAAGTAGAATTATAATGATCTAGTTTAAATAAGACACAACATATATTCATGAAAAAAGTCACAGTAATGTGAAAGAGATGAAACTAAAGATGAGATCTGATCCTGAGACAGAAATCCTGCTGTATATTTAAAGCACTTTCTTCAGAAATAAAGATGTGATCAAACTCATTTTTATGTATAAATTGTCAGTATTTGTCTGGtttgtttgctgttgttggttTTACTCACACAGTGATGACTGTAAGTGTCAGATCTGTGTTACTTGTATATTACATTATGTTTACTAACTAAAGTAAATAAcgtgttttaatttctttaaaagacATGAGATACACTGGTGAAGTAGATGAgcatcagtaatgtttttctGTCTCTCTAAATTGATAATAATACAAAGCTCGTATTCTGACATTCTTACAGTAGTAGTGGTCTTCAACCAGATGACTAAAGCCCTTGTCCCCTGGCTGGTGCCATAGAGATTGCCTTTTTAGGAGACACCTGATCAGGGCTCAGTGCCGCCAAACAAAGAGGTCGTGCTGATAACGTCTGGAGTGAGCTTAGATGGCGAAGCCCCCATGCACAAATACACCATAGAGAAGTAAACAGAGGGCACAGACAGCTGCTACCGAACACTTGAAGAAACTTGACGGATCATTCATGGAGAAGTTTCAGGCTGCGATGGTTCTTGGAGGAGTCGGAGATGCTCTGGGATATCGTAAAGGTCGATGGGAATCGTGCATCTCGGGAGCCCGAATTCAGAAGGAACTCTCTGATCTTGGGGGTCTTGGAGTTTTAAAACTGGATGAAGATCATTGGCCCCTCAGTGATGGAGCTCTAATGCACATGACCACTGCAGAAGCTCTCGTCACCGGTGAGACATTTTATTAAAGTGCttgtttaataaaacattcatttgtGGGTGTTTAAAGAAGATCTATGAGCTGTAAATGTTAGCATTAAACCTCTATTAGACATCAGGCTGCATCTTTAAAGCATGTGAGcagcatatttatttgatatctaTAAAGCAATAAAGTCCATTTGGAAGTAGTTTCTAGTTAATTCATCTTTTGGTTATGACAATCTTAATTCTCTCCCTGCTTTTCTCATAAACATGAATGTTAACTTTCCACACATTGCACTTTCAACATTCCAGCATTGGTACCAGAATAGAGCTTTAAGCTGTGCGTCTCACTGTAATCTCTGTCATAAATAACATAAGGCAGTAATCCAGTTTGATCAtctccacacaaacacacatctaCTTCACTCCTGACCACACAGCCTCCAGGACCATCGGGCTGAAAATAAACCTGCGTTCATCTGATCTCAACTCATACTCAATAGTAGCACTTGGCTTCTGGACGTTTGGCTTCCCGTAGTGGATTCTGTTCAAAGCCGCTGTAGTGCTCATGTGATGACAGCCGCTGGGATTACAACACTTCTTATCTGAATACCAACACCACTGACAAAACCACTAGAAAATAAATCAAACCCGTGAGAGAGAACATCAACTTTGTGATATCTCtgtaaaacttcacatacatctTGAAACTATAGCAACCTGTGTAGTACAGTAAATGAAAAGTTAGATCCTGCAGGAGTTAATGGGAAATCCTTACTGCGATAACACCTCATTAGTGAGTTCCCTCCCATCTCGCTCGAATACTTCATTTAATCCATGTGGCCTTCATCTGTTACGGCAACAGACAGATGAGATGTTGGGTGATGGGTTTGTTGTGGTCCCCGAGGACTCTTAATGTCCACAAAATGCCTCACACAAACACGTCTCATCAGACGGCGGCTAATCAGAACTAAACCTGAGACTAAATGCCACGCATATGCAACACCAACAGTGTAAGTTGATAAAACACGGCACACACATATGCATGAAACTTAGCTTGAATAGAGATCATCATCATCAGAAGAAGAAGAGTCAAAGCAGCTGAAGCTTCAGTCTGTGGTCTTTAAAGCTCACATGATTATTATTTAGGTTTTATTCTGTCCaccccctactgaaaaatccagcaaagatcaacataagctggtagctggtttaagatggcaGTAGCTGGTTAAGCTGGTCCTTCCAggctggcaaagctggtcaagctggtgggccagctggtcttccagcatgaccagcttaaaaagttaccaaaacacaactagaccagcttgcaataccagctaaaaccaagctgggagaccagctaaaaccagctcaccagcttatgctggtcttagctagATTTTTTAGTAGGGCCTTCACTTTAAGGATCATTTCTGTGTCTATCACACAGTAATCCGATGAGCTTTTCTGCACTGATTTTTGGGGAATGTTTGTACATAATTACTTCAATAAGTTATAATGAATGATTTAATGTGTAATGTAGAATCTGGAGATGTTTGTGTAAGGTCTGATGTGATGTTGGTCAGATTACTGGTGTCTGGAGGATCTCTATAGGGAACTGGTTCGACTCTATGTGGAGGCCATGATCTGTCTACAGGGTCGAGCTCCAGATCCCAATACTGTTGAAGGATGTGTCAACCTCAAACCAAACAACTTTCTGTTGGCCTGGCATACACCATTCAATGAGAAAGGTACAGATTCATATGTCATATACTGTCAACTCAGCCTAAGTATTTCTTATTAAGTGAGTTGATATTGACTCTTAGGTTCTGGTAATGGAGCTGCGTCTAAAGCCATGTGTGTAGGAATGCGTTACTGGCAGCCCGAGAGATTAGATAATCTGATCGAAGTGAGCATTGAAGCGGGCCGAATGACCCACAATCACCCTATAGGTACAGGACAACACATCAGTTAAATATATCTACAACAAATCCATCAGACTTAcatctgtgtgcatgtctgtATGTGTGTAGGGTTCTTGGGTTCTCTGTGTACGGCTCTCTTTGCATCATATGCTGTACAGGGTAAGCCGCTGGTGAAGTGGGCTTGTGATCTCATGACCGTGATACCCAAAGCAGAAGAATACTGCAGGAAAACCATCCGTCATATGGCAGGTGAATGTCTGTAAATATTCATAGATTTGAGATTATAAGACAAAACATATTGACTCGTTCTTATTTCTGCTGCGTAGAATATCAAGAGACGTGGTTTTACTTTGAGGCTAAGTGGCAGTTTTATCTTGAAGAGCGAGGTCTGGAAGACTCTCAAAGTAAACCTGTGTTTCCTGAACACTATGATGCTGAAGAGACAGATAAGGTcaaatatacacaaacatatgtCTATAAAATGATTCAGATTCAATATCATCGCTTGTTTTGGTTCATCTGTGCATACACACTGTTTTCCTCTTCAGATGTATAAGCGGTGGAGTTCAGAAGGTTGTCCAGGACGCAGAGGTCACGATGCACCCATGATCGCGTACGATGCTCTACTGGCTTCAGGATCAAACTGGGAAGAGTTATGTAAACGGGCCATGTTACACGGAGGTGAAAAACTCTCTCttatctacatttatttattattaacatGACTGAATCTGTCTTACACCTGTTGTTGTTTTGAAGATCATGATCATGACTAGTAAAAGATTGGTTAGGGATCATTCTAGTACTAAATAtacagtagtgaagtaaaaCTAAAAGAATCAGATGGAATGCCAGTTTTACAGATATTGTTGACAATCAGTGAGTACTCTCAtctacaaaaatgtttttagtttatgtaaagaaattcaaaattattaaataatttaagaGCTGGGATTTTCACAGTGATGAATGTGAGGCTGATAAATGTGATGATGTTGGTGATGATGATGTTGGGGATGATGATGTTGGTGATGATGATGCTGATGTTGTTGGTGATGATgttggtgatgatgatgatgttggtGATGATGATGCTGATGTTGTTGGTGATGATGTTGGTGATGATGATGTTTGTGTTGATGATGTTTGTGATGATAATGTTGGTGATGATGATGTTGGTGATGATGATGTTTGTGATGATGATGTTTGTGATGATAATGTTGGTGATGATGATGTTGGTGATGAGGATGATGTTGGTGATGATGATGTTGGTGATGATGATATTGATGATGTTGGTGATGATGATGTTTGTGTTGATGATGTTTGTGATGATAATGTTGGTGATGATGATgttggtgatgatgatgatattgATGAGGATGTTGGTGATGATGATATTGGGGATTATATGATGATGTTGGTGATGATGTTGATTTTTGTGGTGATGATGATAATGTTGGTGATGATGTTGGTGATGAGGATGATGTTGGTGATGATAATGTTGGTGATGATGATGTTGGTGATGATGATGTTTGTGATGAGGATGTTGGTGATGAGGATGTTGGCGATGATGATGTTGGTGATGATGTTTATTTTGGTGATGATGATGTTGGTGGTGATGATGATAATGTTGGTGGTGATGATGATAATGTGGGTGTTAATGTTGGTGATGATGATGTTGGTAATGATGATGTTGGTGATGATATTGGTAATGATGATGTTGGTGATAATGATGTTGGTAATGATGTTGTTGGTGATGATGATGTTGGTGATGATGATAATGTTGGTGATGATGATGTTGGTGTGGATAATAATGTTGGTGATGATAATGTTGGTGATGATGATAATGTTGGTGATGATGATGTTGGTGATGATAATGTTGGTGTGGATAATAATGTTGGTGATGATAATgttggtgattttgttgttgttgttgttgatgtTGTTGTTGATGTTGGTGATGATGATGTTGGTGATGATGTTGGTAATGATGATGTTGGTGATGATGTTGGGGTGGATAATAATGTTGGTGATGATAATGTTGGTGATGATgttggtgatgatgatgatgttggtGATGATAATGttggtggtggtgatgatgataATGTTGGTGATGATGATGTTGGTGATGATGTTGGTTATGATGTTACACGGAGGTGAGAGCAGTACGACGGGTCTGATCGCTGGCTGTCTGTATGGTCTGCTTTATGGACTCAGTCAGGTTCCTGCAGGACTGTATCAGACTCTGGACAGAAGAGATAAACTAGAAGATCTGGGTGCTAAATTATACCGAGCCTCATCTACAGAGAAGTAAATCCGTGTGTTTCTTTAACTCTCTGTATTAACATGCTTTCACGTAAGCTCACATTTATAGTTTCCAGATTGtatcttaaaataatatatgTGGTGTTTGAAAACATGAgataaaataataaactgaTGTTTTGAAATGAAAAGCTCTCATGTGAGTTTTAACCTTATAATAGACTTTAGATGGTGCTATAACTGAGATTGTTCAGAATTTTAGCTTTTAATTTCTGATGCTGTGGTGGCAGCTAAACAATATGTCTCTTCTTCTGTAGCATCAAAGCAGCTAAAAAAGCAGAAAGTCGGCTCATGTGCTGTGCTATATATGcatatttcattatttaaatatttaagataATATTGGAATCAGCAGCATGACACTAAACTGATCACAGCTTTTGTGAATATAAAAGACTTTAACAAAGATTGTCTATATATCTATTGTTAATTTTTTGCAATTTCTGCTGTCTTATCTAAACCTCACGCTCAAATCCAAACCCTTTCTCTGCACAGCTTAAaacaaatgcacaaaaaaaaccCAAAAGGGATCATTTTATGTTACACACCTGCTTTTATCATGATTAAAAAAGATTAAATATATTCTGTTGAAGATGTTACTTCATTGCAAGCACACAGaacaaaacacttttatttcaCAGAGTACAGAGAGATGAACATCAGCAGTCTGTTGTCAATGGCACGCTGGACTACAAATCATTGAAACAACTGATCCTGAATCATTCAACAAATCCAGTGATCCGAGACATCCTGGAGAGTCTCCTGCTTTACCAAACCCAGGAACGTCTAAATCGTCAATCATCAGTGTCCCGGGAGACTTTAGGAACCAGACCTTCTCGTCTTTCCACCTTTAACCTTCTGAGATCAAAGTTTCTGAAGAACATCCCAAAGGCCGCAATCACTCACAGACGTCAGGTGGGTGCTCTGAACATCACAGGACACCGCATAAAAGACACAAAGATACAGAGCATCCATTTACAGCCCACTGGGAAAAGAAAAGGTCTCAGGGTTCGGGAGATGGTGGACAAATTCACTGCAGTAGAGAAgaagaaaattcaaaatgcccTGAGGTCTAGAGTACAGAAGCAGCACA
This region includes:
- the tmco3 gene encoding transmembrane and coiled-coil domain-containing protein 3, which codes for MRGLCALMCFGLVGALQPKQHVAQRGPPAVKINKINGHQWVTENCRWLSTLLRQKSSAVRKLGLAAAAVERDKVLSGVEKLFRVHTLEVFQRELNESERSLFQAVDGLQRVLKGNLRDVVNMKESSRQRLEALREAAIKEEQEYMELVAAEKHQQEVLREARDINKTLSILDEIMEDVRKAADRLEEEIEDHAFDNNKQMKGVNVEAVLRVEEDEDDNKRKNVSRQAAKGNLGLSMLIDSQNNQYVLTKPRDSTIPHADHHFIKDLVFVVMLSLPCGWFCTMMGLPPMFGYIICGVLLGPSGLNSIKSVVQVETLGELGVFFTLFMVGLDFSPERLHKVWKISVQGSGYLTLLMVFAGLLWGHLLTLPPSQTVFISSCLSLSSTPLVSRFLAGGSRGESKEGELDYSSVLLGMLVMQDVQLGLFIAVMPTLIQGDSEDMDSVLIGVLHVLVLLARVVTSLAAVLLLCWLLKSHLVGPFYRKLHAASKGNKEILVLGTTAFVFLMLTVTDLMDVSMELGCFLAGTLLSSQGHMVTAEVMSCAEPIRDFLSIIFFASIGLHVFPTFVLYELTILLVLTFSVVIMKFIMAVLVLSSILPPGSRHIRWVVSAGLAQVSEFSFVLGSRARRAGIISREVYLLVLSVTTLSLLLAPVLWRAATHKCIPRTERKPDQ
- the adprhl1 gene encoding inactive ADP-ribosyltransferase arh2 isoform X1: MEKFQAAMVLGGVGDALGYRKGRWESCISGARIQKELSDLGGLGVLKLDEDHWPLSDGALMHMTTAEALVTDYWCLEDLYRELVRLYVEAMICLQGRAPDPNTVEGCVNLKPNNFLLAWHTPFNEKGSGNGAASKAMCVGMRYWQPERLDNLIEVSIEAGRMTHNHPIGFLGSLCTALFASYAVQGKPLVKWACDLMTVIPKAEEYCRKTIRHMAEYQETWFYFEAKWQFYLEERGLEDSQSKPVFPEHYDAEETDKMYKRWSSEGCPGRRGHDAPMIAYDALLASGSNWEELCKRAMLHGGESSTTGLIAGCLYGLLYGLSQVPAGLYQTLDRRDKLEDLGAKLYRASSTEKVQRDEHQQSVVNGTLDYKSLKQLILNHSTNPVIRDILESLLLYQTQERLNRQSSVSRETLGTRPSRLSTFNLLRSKFLKNIPKAAITHRRQVGALNITGHRIKDTKIQSIHLQPTGKRKGLRVREMVDKFTAVEKKKIQNALRSRVQKQHTCDGPVISNIMKKFESLVKVQSKNELKYKKENSKVVLKSFHAHKLLENKNVPVKDRRSKQEQIDFIFQVYDGKESQAAQRTVGNVERQPNSDEQEHEGNVQSQEMKDHLCIDNVTMRKGQVEDLSSCVVEKWSEDESQNKALMIEDPHVATVVSLPEVWTLADSLIQTEECQQNKRLTSSQCMNPNKTQLLKNSTINQSNALTREQIQAANPAIYPSEVLHSQKHLLQSSESLRSERSPHITSQTTLSEVKLSADLHEEVLTPHLKHLMTCKLPSEHHPNLTVNGETSQEDQHLINNQSLNSTVTNLKRSNDDDDLLLGSLPQRYCDPAQEEDSFLKNPDKSCDPNIIQDLTESKRDISVSDISAELKVSDEESSGLRKLDYQTSPSKKEDKTDDSSRKERPKYKTINYCHPSVKVTYIPKTIRFTDTFNF
- the adprhl1 gene encoding inactive ADP-ribosyltransferase arh2 isoform X2, which encodes MEKFQAAMVLGGVGDALGYRKGRWESCISGARIQKELSDLGGLGVLKLDEDHWPLSDGALMHMTTAEALVTDYWCLEDLYRELVRLYVEAMICLQGRAPDPNTVEGCVNLKPNNFLLAWHTPFNEKGSGNGAASKAMCVGMRYWQPERLDNLIEVSIEAGRMTHNHPIGFLGSLCTALFASYAVQGKPLVKWACDLMTVIPKAEEYCRKTIRHMAEYQETWFYFEAKWQFYLEERGLEDSQSKPVFPEHYDAEETDKMYKRWSSEGCPGRRGHDAPMIAYDALLASGSNWEELCKRAMLHGGESSTTGLIAGCLYGLLYGLSQVPAGLYQTLDRRDKLEDLGAKLYRASSTEK